A genomic stretch from Sphingobacterium sp. ML3W includes:
- a CDS encoding outer membrane beta-barrel protein — protein sequence MRFRILLWLSLGLPCLLLAQVKPKKTVQSRDSVILKPLGLEPQKIDTVEVKRNTVLEQQLLDRVRINLRSNPVLLNGNTFDVLNNIPSLQIDELGNLSFLGKMGVLVTVDGKQTHLNGIALISYLKSIPVTSVANIDLMSIPPAKWSAEGYAGVIDIRTKRDVLKGLKGTVFLGGSKGQLWKYNNGMLIQYGTKKWTINSGFSIARSSNYFDVTRERKLVVEDHVINTITQHNQERNHALELNARIGLDYRISKNSSIELNWNFLQNNYKELGDYKTGFSNAGDLFQSTSSWSNLRNPVHKNSANLHYDFAAENKKTSIQWDVDYLKYTSNRWQDLITMIMQRAAHQRKDELYSNNPFAVELFGLKTDFQRKFEERFALEAGFQLSRSARSSRGYYKKGKTDQDLRDADALESAFRQVEYLEALYTDFQVKLKQWEFKLGLRTEYSQFHTEINDVYVGQGKRKQTLYLFPTLFGIYKINKENNKAIQIAYGRRIVRPNYQDLNPAIFFFDANTSYQGNAHLVPQLTDNMELKYVYGQRWNIGVTFLNHRNYISMIHQLNEKNYTQIYQNIEAVRSAAISLNVGQEIFRNLTLYGFGQAQYIHYKNMPDELNDLSIDRNLWSFQSNLMMQVKLPHKLTINWTNSYRTNVLYAQTIIKPLYQMHLAINKQFSNNLSLALTARDLFHTNVIKREIAGERFDIRSKTINDSRIFGLNFNYTFGLYQKQRTKKTSLETEVSRM from the coding sequence ATGAGATTTAGGATACTATTATGGCTATCCCTGGGCTTGCCTTGCCTTTTATTGGCACAGGTAAAGCCGAAGAAAACGGTACAATCGCGGGATAGTGTCATATTGAAACCACTTGGTCTGGAGCCACAAAAAATAGATACGGTTGAAGTAAAGAGAAACACAGTACTTGAACAGCAACTTCTAGATCGTGTACGGATCAACCTTAGAAGCAATCCTGTTTTATTAAATGGGAATACATTTGATGTATTGAATAATATTCCGAGTTTACAGATCGATGAATTAGGGAATCTATCTTTCTTAGGCAAAATGGGTGTGCTAGTTACTGTAGATGGTAAACAAACTCATCTCAATGGGATAGCATTGATAAGTTATCTGAAATCTATACCGGTGACATCAGTCGCTAACATTGATTTAATGTCGATACCGCCAGCAAAATGGAGTGCTGAAGGCTATGCTGGAGTAATTGATATTAGAACAAAAAGGGATGTATTAAAAGGGTTGAAAGGAACTGTATTTTTGGGAGGATCAAAGGGCCAGCTGTGGAAATACAACAATGGTATGCTGATCCAATATGGCACAAAAAAATGGACCATCAACTCGGGGTTTTCAATTGCGCGGTCTTCCAATTATTTCGATGTCACTCGCGAACGTAAATTGGTAGTGGAGGACCATGTGATCAATACAATTACTCAGCATAACCAAGAGCGTAATCATGCATTGGAATTGAATGCACGAATCGGACTTGATTATCGGATAAGCAAGAATTCTTCGATCGAATTGAACTGGAATTTTCTTCAAAATAACTATAAGGAATTAGGGGATTATAAGACCGGTTTTTCCAACGCAGGTGACTTGTTTCAATCCACGTCATCATGGAGTAACCTGCGCAATCCTGTTCATAAAAATAGTGCTAACCTACACTACGATTTTGCAGCTGAAAACAAAAAGACATCAATTCAATGGGATGTCGATTACCTAAAATATACAAGCAATAGGTGGCAAGATCTAATAACAATGATCATGCAGAGAGCTGCACATCAGCGTAAAGATGAGCTATATTCCAACAATCCTTTTGCTGTTGAGCTTTTTGGACTTAAGACCGATTTCCAGCGAAAATTTGAAGAACGATTTGCGCTGGAAGCTGGGTTCCAGCTAAGCCGATCGGCACGTAGCTCACGTGGATATTACAAAAAAGGGAAAACTGACCAAGATCTGCGGGATGCAGACGCACTTGAAAGCGCATTTAGGCAAGTGGAGTATCTCGAAGCACTATATACAGATTTTCAGGTGAAATTAAAACAGTGGGAATTTAAGCTGGGGTTAAGGACTGAATATTCACAATTTCATACTGAAATTAACGATGTGTATGTGGGACAGGGTAAGCGTAAACAAACTTTATATCTTTTCCCAACTTTGTTTGGCATTTACAAAATCAACAAAGAAAATAACAAAGCCATACAAATTGCTTATGGACGAAGGATCGTGCGTCCCAACTATCAGGATCTGAATCCTGCAATATTCTTTTTTGATGCCAATACGAGCTACCAGGGCAATGCTCATTTGGTACCACAACTGACCGATAATATGGAGCTAAAATATGTGTATGGCCAGCGTTGGAATATTGGTGTAACTTTCCTTAACCATCGAAATTATATATCCATGATCCATCAGCTTAATGAAAAGAATTATACACAGATTTATCAAAATATTGAGGCTGTTCGGAGTGCTGCTATTTCCTTGAATGTGGGCCAGGAAATTTTTAGGAACTTAACACTGTACGGTTTTGGCCAGGCCCAATATATCCACTATAAAAATATGCCTGATGAGCTAAATGACCTATCGATTGATCGAAATCTTTGGTCTTTTCAAAGTAATTTGATGATGCAGGTAAAGCTACCACATAAATTGACAATAAATTGGACCAATTCGTATCGGACGAATGTACTTTATGCACAGACAATTATTAAGCCGTTGTACCAAATGCACCTGGCGATCAATAAGCAGTTTTCCAATAATCTCAGTCTGGCTTTAACGGCACGAGATCTGTTTCATACAAATGTGATCAAGCGTGAAATTGCTGGGGAGCGATTCGACATCCGTTCTAAAACAATAAATGATTCACGAATTTTTGGTTTAAATTTCAATTATACATTTGGGCTTTATCAGAAACAAAGAACTAAGAAAACTTCGCTCGAAACGGAAGTTTCAAGAATGTAA
- a CDS encoding dipeptide epimerase produces the protein MKITEIEIYRLSIPMEPFVIATGTMDYAQNTFIRVLTDTTIYGVGECSAFPMIVGETQDTCLVLARDFAKIWKGKDPLAIDERLAELDLYIAGNRTIKSAFDIALHDLAAKHAGIPLYQFLRGAKREITTDMTLGIASPAEMAMKAKRLQEGGAVMLKVKLGKDPKTDVARIREIRKAVGFEMPIRIDANQGWSYEDAVEALQGLEPFKIQFCEQPMRTWNDELLPQLRAETIVPIMADESVYSHHDAERLCKADACDYINIKFSKSGGIQEALRINKVASEYGINCMIGGMLESRLALAAKVHFAYAAPNVKFFDLDTCMVGHLEDPVIGGIQYDGYKIHISDEPGIGADMDQVFLDRCEQWVI, from the coding sequence ATGAAAATAACTGAAATTGAGATATACCGGCTAAGCATCCCGATGGAACCATTTGTTATCGCAACCGGAACCATGGATTATGCGCAAAATACCTTTATACGTGTACTTACCGATACAACTATTTACGGTGTCGGTGAATGCTCTGCCTTTCCGATGATTGTGGGAGAAACACAGGATACCTGTCTGGTTTTGGCTCGTGATTTTGCCAAGATTTGGAAAGGGAAGGATCCACTGGCAATCGATGAACGATTGGCTGAGCTAGATTTGTATATCGCAGGAAATCGAACGATCAAATCTGCTTTTGATATCGCATTGCATGACTTAGCCGCCAAACATGCGGGTATTCCACTGTATCAGTTTTTGCGTGGAGCTAAACGTGAGATAACAACGGATATGACTCTAGGTATAGCGTCTCCAGCGGAAATGGCTATGAAAGCTAAGCGTCTGCAAGAAGGGGGGGCTGTGATGTTGAAAGTAAAATTGGGCAAGGATCCGAAAACAGATGTGGCTCGTATCCGTGAAATACGTAAAGCGGTAGGATTTGAGATGCCTATTCGGATCGATGCAAATCAAGGTTGGTCCTATGAAGATGCGGTAGAAGCCTTACAGGGGTTAGAACCGTTTAAAATTCAATTTTGTGAGCAGCCTATGCGGACCTGGAATGATGAATTGTTACCTCAGTTGCGCGCAGAGACAATCGTCCCAATTATGGCTGATGAGTCGGTCTATTCGCATCATGATGCCGAACGACTTTGTAAAGCAGATGCTTGCGATTACATCAATATTAAGTTTTCAAAATCAGGGGGGATTCAAGAAGCCTTGAGAATCAATAAAGTTGCTTCGGAGTATGGTATTAACTGTATGATTGGGGGGATGCTGGAGTCTCGTTTAGCATTGGCTGCAAAAGTTCATTTCGCCTATGCGGCTCCCAATGTCAAATTTTTTGATTTAGATACCTGCATGGTTGGTCATCTGGAAGACCCTGTGATTGGGGGGATCCAATATGATGGCTACAAAATCCATATTTCGGATGAACCGGGTATCGGCGCGGATATGGACCAAGTATTTTTGGATCGCTGTGAGCAATGGGTAATTTAA
- the gltB gene encoding glutamate synthase large subunit: MIQQRPKTEGLYDPNFEHDACGVGFVAHIKGNKSHAQVKDALTMLENMEHRGACGCDPESGDGAGIMIQLPHEFLWEECISLGIQLEEPGYYGTGMVFLPKEEGMNKICRDLIEEAAAERGMKFLGYRPVPVNREGIGPTALSAEPEIVQFFVSRPDGVSNTEEFERKLFVLRRLIIQKVKQQQEYPLPLYFASLSCKTIIYKGQLTTYQVGTYYLDLRDPRVVSAFGLVHSRFSTNTFPSWSLAQPFRMLAHNGEINTLTGNLNWFYAGMRALSSPYFTEDEMEILLPIVDRGQSDSACLDNVAELLLHSGRSLTHVMLMLVPEAWDGNTQMDPLKRAFYEYHATLMEPWDGPAALCFTDGKHIGATLDRNGLRPLRYAVTSDDRVVVASEAGALPIEESTIIKKGRQQAGKIFLVDMEQGRILTDDEVKDQLINQQPYSDWLDNYKIKLEELEEPRVTYTYLSKESVFKYQKTFGFSREDLETILTPMALTGYEPTGSMGSDVPLAILSDQPQHISSYFKQFFAQVTNPPIDPIRERLVMSLATFIGNAGNILIEDKKFCHCVTLPHPILTSKELEKLRSIDTGLFQAKTIQSYFRSDGKPGSLEAGLERLCRYADDAVRDGFQVLILSDRAIDSKHAAIPSLLAVSAVHHHLIKTGNRGAVGLVVEAGDAWEVHHFACLLAFGATAINPYMALASIRTMKEQNTLDTELTWPELSKNYVKAVNNGLLKIFSKMGISTLQSYHGAQIFEVLGIDKSVVDKFFCGAVSRIGGMTLDDLAKEALSKHWRGFEKSRTPQNLLPEGGIYQWKRRGEGHLWNPDTIHLLQQACRTGDYATYKKYATKINEQKEHMFTLRGLLDFAKHRNSIPLEQVEPASEILKRFATGAMSFGSISHEAHSTLAIAMNRIGAKSNTGEGGEDELRYQPLPNGDSMRSAIKQVASARFGVTSNYLTQADELQIKMAQGAKPGEGGQLPGPKVDAWIAKTRHSTPGVGLISPPPHHDIYSIEDLAQLIFDLKNANRKARINVKLVSKAGVGTIAAGVAKAHADVILIAGFDGGTGASPISSIKHAGLPWELGLAEAHQTLVKNKLRSRVVLQADGQVKTGRDIVIATLLGAEEWGVSTAALVAGGCIMMRKCHLNTCPVGVATQDPELRKLFSGKPEDIVNLFTFLAEEVRETMAYLGFRTINEMVGRAQFLKKRENIDHWKAKKIDFTDILHVERNEPGQSLYNTEEQDHGMAMILDWGLLKQSKLALESKTPVFGTFKVKNTDRTIGTMLSNEISKLYGSEGLPDNTINFKFEGSAGQSFGAFSTKGLSFELQGEANDYVGKGLSGAQLAIYPVTESALVPEDNIIIGNVALFGATSGHLFVNGQAGERFAVRNSGATAVVEGVGDHGCEYMTGGRALILGATGRNFAAGMSGGIAWIYDINDDFRENCNLEMVDLDPLESEDETAIIALLKRHVLLTNSRRADFILQNWSREKNKFIKVFPREYKNVIRQKLVEA; encoded by the coding sequence ATGATTCAACAAAGACCGAAAACGGAGGGCCTTTACGACCCTAATTTTGAGCATGACGCCTGTGGAGTAGGCTTTGTCGCCCATATCAAAGGGAATAAATCACACGCACAAGTAAAAGACGCCTTGACCATGTTGGAGAACATGGAGCATCGTGGTGCCTGTGGTTGTGACCCCGAAAGTGGTGACGGAGCTGGTATCATGATTCAGCTGCCACACGAATTTTTATGGGAAGAATGTATCAGCTTAGGAATACAGTTAGAGGAACCGGGTTATTATGGAACAGGAATGGTATTTCTTCCTAAAGAAGAAGGCATGAACAAAATATGTCGGGACTTGATTGAGGAAGCGGCAGCCGAAAGAGGTATGAAATTCCTTGGCTACCGTCCAGTACCAGTCAATCGTGAAGGTATTGGACCAACAGCGCTCAGTGCAGAACCTGAAATCGTCCAGTTTTTTGTTAGCAGACCGGATGGAGTTTCAAACACGGAAGAATTTGAACGCAAACTTTTTGTTCTACGTCGCCTGATCATTCAAAAAGTTAAACAACAACAAGAATACCCTCTCCCACTTTACTTTGCATCACTTTCTTGCAAAACTATCATTTACAAAGGTCAACTAACAACATACCAAGTCGGCACCTATTACCTTGATTTACGCGATCCTCGTGTGGTATCCGCATTTGGATTGGTACACTCACGCTTCTCGACCAATACTTTTCCTTCTTGGTCACTAGCACAACCATTCCGTATGTTGGCTCATAATGGTGAAATCAATACCCTAACAGGTAACCTCAATTGGTTTTACGCTGGAATGCGTGCCCTTTCGTCACCTTATTTCACCGAAGACGAAATGGAAATCCTGCTTCCTATCGTTGATCGAGGCCAGTCGGATTCAGCCTGTCTTGACAATGTTGCCGAACTCCTTTTACACAGTGGCCGTAGCCTGACACACGTCATGTTGATGTTGGTACCTGAGGCATGGGATGGTAATACCCAAATGGATCCATTGAAACGTGCATTCTACGAGTACCATGCAACCTTGATGGAACCTTGGGATGGACCTGCAGCACTGTGTTTTACTGATGGTAAACATATCGGGGCAACACTAGACCGTAACGGTTTACGACCATTACGTTATGCTGTAACCTCTGATGATCGTGTTGTAGTTGCTTCCGAAGCCGGCGCACTTCCAATCGAAGAATCTACCATTATTAAAAAAGGCAGGCAACAGGCAGGCAAGATATTTCTCGTCGACATGGAACAAGGTCGCATCCTGACGGACGATGAAGTAAAAGATCAATTGATCAACCAACAACCTTATAGTGATTGGTTGGACAACTATAAAATCAAGTTAGAAGAACTGGAAGAACCTCGTGTCACCTATACCTATCTTTCCAAAGAATCCGTTTTCAAATATCAGAAGACATTTGGCTTCTCCAGAGAAGACCTCGAAACAATCCTGACGCCAATGGCATTGACCGGATACGAACCAACTGGTTCGATGGGTTCGGATGTTCCGCTCGCTATTCTTTCTGATCAGCCACAACATATCTCAAGTTACTTTAAGCAATTTTTCGCGCAGGTAACCAACCCACCTATCGATCCGATTCGCGAGCGTTTGGTCATGAGTTTGGCCACCTTTATCGGTAATGCGGGGAACATCCTGATCGAGGACAAAAAATTCTGTCACTGCGTGACCTTACCTCATCCGATCCTCACATCCAAAGAACTTGAAAAATTACGTTCTATTGATACCGGATTGTTTCAGGCAAAAACCATTCAGTCCTATTTCCGTTCAGACGGAAAGCCGGGTTCGCTGGAAGCAGGTTTAGAGCGTCTATGCAGATATGCCGATGACGCTGTACGTGATGGTTTTCAGGTATTGATACTTTCGGATCGTGCCATAGATTCCAAACATGCGGCCATCCCTTCTTTGCTTGCCGTATCAGCAGTCCACCACCACTTGATCAAGACCGGTAACCGTGGTGCTGTAGGACTAGTTGTCGAAGCCGGCGATGCTTGGGAAGTACACCACTTCGCCTGTCTATTGGCTTTTGGTGCCACAGCGATCAACCCGTATATGGCACTGGCAAGTATTCGTACCATGAAGGAACAAAACACCTTGGATACCGAACTTACCTGGCCCGAGCTATCCAAAAACTACGTAAAAGCAGTTAACAATGGACTGTTGAAAATTTTCTCCAAAATGGGAATTTCAACATTACAATCTTATCACGGAGCACAGATCTTTGAAGTACTTGGTATCGACAAATCTGTTGTTGATAAATTCTTCTGCGGCGCAGTATCTCGTATCGGTGGCATGACACTGGATGATCTAGCTAAAGAGGCCTTATCTAAACACTGGCGTGGATTTGAAAAAAGCCGTACACCACAGAACCTATTGCCGGAAGGTGGTATCTATCAATGGAAACGTCGTGGCGAAGGTCACTTGTGGAATCCAGATACCATTCACTTATTGCAGCAAGCATGCCGGACCGGAGACTATGCCACGTATAAAAAGTATGCAACCAAGATCAACGAACAGAAAGAACATATGTTTACCCTTCGTGGACTATTGGATTTTGCTAAACATCGCAATTCCATTCCATTGGAGCAAGTTGAGCCGGCAAGTGAAATACTAAAACGCTTTGCTACCGGAGCGATGTCCTTTGGATCTATCTCCCACGAAGCGCATAGTACCCTTGCCATTGCCATGAATCGCATTGGTGCAAAATCAAACACAGGTGAAGGTGGAGAAGACGAATTGCGCTATCAACCACTTCCGAATGGTGATTCCATGCGTTCGGCAATCAAGCAAGTCGCTTCTGCACGTTTTGGGGTAACATCAAATTACCTGACACAAGCGGACGAGCTACAGATCAAAATGGCACAGGGTGCAAAACCGGGTGAAGGTGGTCAATTACCAGGACCTAAGGTAGATGCCTGGATTGCGAAAACCAGACACTCTACACCTGGCGTTGGTCTGATTTCTCCGCCACCACATCATGACATCTACTCCATCGAAGATTTGGCACAGTTGATCTTCGACTTGAAAAATGCCAACCGCAAAGCTAGGATCAACGTAAAATTGGTATCTAAAGCTGGTGTAGGAACGATTGCTGCTGGTGTTGCTAAAGCACATGCTGACGTTATCCTCATCGCGGGTTTTGACGGAGGAACAGGAGCTTCACCAATTAGTTCGATCAAACATGCCGGACTACCTTGGGAGCTTGGGCTTGCCGAAGCACATCAGACGCTTGTAAAAAATAAGTTGCGTAGTCGTGTTGTTTTACAGGCCGATGGTCAGGTAAAGACAGGTCGAGATATCGTTATTGCAACACTATTAGGCGCCGAAGAATGGGGTGTTTCCACAGCCGCATTGGTGGCTGGTGGCTGTATCATGATGCGCAAATGTCACTTAAATACATGCCCCGTCGGGGTAGCTACACAAGATCCTGAATTGCGCAAACTTTTCTCTGGAAAACCCGAAGATATCGTTAACCTATTCACCTTCCTCGCCGAAGAAGTACGTGAGACCATGGCATACCTTGGTTTCCGCACCATCAACGAGATGGTAGGTCGTGCGCAGTTCCTGAAAAAACGTGAAAATATCGACCATTGGAAAGCAAAGAAAATCGATTTTACAGATATCCTACATGTAGAGCGCAATGAACCAGGACAATCGCTGTACAATACAGAGGAGCAAGATCACGGCATGGCCATGATTTTAGATTGGGGATTATTGAAACAATCCAAGCTAGCGTTGGAAAGCAAGACACCTGTATTTGGAACTTTCAAAGTAAAAAATACCGACCGTACCATCGGAACAATGCTATCCAATGAGATCTCCAAATTATACGGATCTGAAGGATTACCTGATAACACCATCAATTTCAAATTTGAGGGATCTGCAGGTCAGAGCTTTGGTGCGTTTTCAACAAAAGGACTTTCCTTTGAATTGCAAGGAGAAGCCAATGACTACGTTGGTAAAGGCTTGTCGGGTGCGCAGTTGGCCATTTATCCGGTAACGGAAAGTGCCCTTGTACCTGAAGATAATATCATCATTGGTAATGTGGCATTATTCGGGGCTACATCAGGACACCTATTCGTCAATGGACAAGCTGGTGAACGTTTTGCCGTACGTAACTCAGGGGCTACTGCTGTCGTCGAGGGTGTGGGTGATCACGGTTGTGAATATATGACAGGTGGTCGAGCACTGATCCTTGGTGCAACAGGACGCAATTTTGCGGCCGGGATGAGCGGTGGTATTGCGTGGATTTACGATATCAACGATGACTTCCGCGAAAACTGCAACCTAGAGATGGTTGATCTGGATCCATTGGAAAGTGAAGATGAAACAGCGATCATAGCTTTATTGAAACGCCATGTATTGTTGACAAATAGCCGTAGAGCAGATTTTATCTTACAGAACTGGTCCCGGGAAAAAAATAAATTCATAAAAGTATTCCCTAGGGAATACAAAAATGTCATTCGTCAAAAATTAGTTGAAGCATAA
- a CDS encoding N-acetylmuramoyl-L-alanine amidase codes for MNNLLYYLLEVNCSLMLGAALYFLVINRLSFFQWNRYFLIGLCLFSVLLPFGKVRIGEIFFSSVATASGIGQIEPVLNTAKMDGDLIAEEEMTDSLWSSLSLGHWLAYFYVFVTVFLLLRCIVRYMTLSRKIRQLDRYEHEGFIVVDPFDQYVNCSVQHVIVMEERLLDTAAGQLIFEHESQHILFKHRVDKWVMEFFRCLFWVNPLVYWLRRQLYLTHEYQVDRILANKYSQSRYARFLLAFSQEEKPIGLQSSLFNNQHELVERIQVMMTKPSSARSKWRYILAVPVLCFLLLFYSFINPPRSSWYSIFHSEKGGVIKTIVLDPGHGGKDVGATAFSGLTEKALTWETCLLLKQELERKGYKVLLSRAGDEFKTLKERSNLEGDLFLSIHFDRIETKEMLPIRILYQSGVTNNVLEQHNHRFAFSLDQKLQQNGLQVSRPQISTKHAVLRNAKIPALLLDLDNINAIDKNVKLYFVQKLANAIDQSFDQ; via the coding sequence ATGAATAATTTACTTTACTATCTGCTTGAGGTCAATTGTAGTCTGATGTTGGGTGCGGCACTCTATTTCCTTGTCATCAATCGTCTTTCTTTTTTCCAATGGAACCGCTATTTTTTAATTGGTCTTTGCCTGTTTAGCGTGCTATTGCCCTTTGGCAAGGTCCGTATAGGGGAAATATTCTTTTCTTCGGTAGCAACGGCTTCAGGAATAGGGCAGATCGAACCAGTATTAAATACAGCAAAAATGGACGGAGATCTGATCGCGGAAGAAGAAATGACTGATTCGCTGTGGAGCTCACTTTCGCTTGGTCATTGGCTTGCATATTTCTATGTGTTCGTCACAGTCTTTTTGTTACTGCGTTGTATTGTCCGCTACATGACATTAAGTAGGAAAATTAGGCAGTTAGATCGGTATGAACACGAGGGATTTATTGTCGTAGATCCATTTGATCAATATGTAAACTGTTCTGTACAACATGTTATTGTCATGGAGGAGCGGTTGCTCGACACAGCAGCGGGACAATTAATTTTTGAACATGAGAGCCAACATATTCTATTCAAGCATCGGGTAGATAAATGGGTTATGGAATTCTTCCGTTGTCTTTTCTGGGTGAATCCATTGGTTTATTGGTTGCGCAGGCAATTGTACTTAACACATGAATACCAAGTTGATCGTATTTTGGCTAATAAGTACAGTCAAAGCAGGTATGCTCGTTTTTTACTTGCCTTTTCGCAGGAGGAAAAGCCGATTGGATTGCAGAGCAGTTTGTTTAATAACCAGCATGAGTTGGTTGAACGTATACAGGTAATGATGACTAAACCATCCTCCGCCCGATCAAAATGGAGATACATATTGGCTGTTCCAGTCTTATGTTTTTTACTATTGTTTTATTCGTTTATCAATCCACCGCGGAGCTCGTGGTACTCCATTTTTCATTCCGAAAAAGGAGGAGTTATAAAAACTATTGTCTTAGATCCAGGACATGGAGGAAAAGATGTGGGAGCCACAGCCTTTTCTGGATTGACGGAAAAGGCGTTGACTTGGGAGACTTGTTTGCTTTTGAAGCAGGAATTAGAGCGTAAAGGATATAAAGTGTTACTATCGCGTGCAGGTGACGAGTTTAAAACGTTGAAGGAACGATCCAATTTGGAAGGGGATTTATTTCTTTCCATTCATTTTGATCGCATAGAAACAAAAGAGATGCTCCCGATTCGGATTTTGTACCAATCAGGGGTTACTAATAATGTGCTTGAACAGCATAATCATAGGTTTGCATTTAGCCTAGATCAGAAACTTCAACAAAATGGATTGCAGGTAAGCAGGCCTCAGATTAGTACGAAACACGCTGTTCTACGTAATGCAAAAATACCTGCACTCTTACTTGATCTGGACAATATCAATGCAATAGATAAAAATGTAAAACTTTATTTTGTCCAAAAATTAGCCAATGCAATAGATCAAAGCTTCGATCAATAA
- a CDS encoding deoxyhypusine synthase family protein produces the protein MSTQKGPISQFIEHNYRHFNAAALVDAAKGYEEHLLDGGKMLISLGGAMSTAELGVSLAEMIRQDKVHFISCTGANLEEDVMNLVAHSHYKRIPNYRDLTAEQERELLDNHYNRVTDTCIPEEEAFRRLQKHLEDVWHAAEAKGERYLPHEFLYQVVNSGVLEQYYEIDPKDSWIVAAAEKNLPIVCPGWEDSTTGNIFASNVIKGKLKANTVKSGIEYMIYLTEWYRNNSAGKGVGFFQIAGGISGDFPICVVPMMYQDLEWEEVPFWAYFCQISDSTTSYGSYSGAVPNEKITWGKLDIDTPKFIVESDATIVAPLIFSYILGH, from the coding sequence ATGAGTACTCAAAAAGGACCTATTTCTCAATTTATTGAGCATAATTACCGTCACTTTAACGCAGCGGCATTAGTAGATGCTGCAAAAGGTTACGAGGAACATCTTTTGGATGGTGGAAAAATGTTGATCTCTCTTGGAGGAGCAATGTCTACTGCTGAATTGGGTGTTTCTTTGGCAGAAATGATCCGTCAAGATAAAGTACATTTTATTTCTTGTACTGGTGCTAATTTGGAGGAGGATGTGATGAACCTAGTTGCTCACTCACATTACAAAAGAATACCAAATTATAGAGATTTGACAGCGGAACAAGAAAGAGAATTATTGGATAATCACTACAACCGTGTAACAGATACCTGTATTCCAGAAGAAGAAGCTTTCCGTCGTTTGCAGAAACATCTTGAAGATGTGTGGCATGCCGCAGAAGCGAAAGGCGAGCGTTACTTACCACATGAATTCTTATATCAAGTAGTTAATTCTGGTGTATTGGAACAATATTATGAAATTGATCCAAAAGACTCATGGATTGTTGCTGCTGCTGAGAAAAATTTGCCGATTGTATGTCCGGGATGGGAAGACTCGACTACAGGTAATATCTTCGCGTCAAATGTGATCAAAGGTAAATTGAAAGCAAACACCGTTAAATCAGGTATTGAGTACATGATTTATTTGACTGAATGGTATCGTAACAATTCCGCCGGTAAAGGCGTAGGTTTCTTCCAGATTGCGGGTGGTATTTCCGGTGATTTCCCAATCTGTGTGGTTCCGATGATGTATCAGGATCTGGAGTGGGAAGAAGTACCTTTCTGGGCTTATTTCTGTCAAATTTCTGATTCAACTACTTCTTATGGTTCGTACTCTGGAGCAGTTCCAAATGAAAAAATCACTTGGGGTAAATTGGATATTGATACGCCTAAATTTATCGTAGAATCTGATGCTACAATCGTAGCACCTTTGATTTTCTCTTATATCTTAGGACATTAA
- a CDS encoding BlaI/MecI/CopY family transcriptional regulator: MEELTKKEEEVMQVIWHLKEVFVKDIIEHLDPTNSIPYNTISSIVRILEKKGYVGYKAFGKTYEYYPLISKMQYRKFSFSRVLDNYFDDSVENLLSFMVKEKKLSSGDLQKIEELIKKNEDHE; encoded by the coding sequence ATGGAAGAACTAACAAAAAAAGAAGAAGAGGTCATGCAGGTGATCTGGCATCTAAAAGAAGTCTTTGTTAAAGATATCATTGAGCATTTAGACCCAACTAATTCAATTCCCTACAATACAATCTCCTCGATTGTTCGAATACTGGAAAAGAAAGGTTATGTAGGTTATAAGGCTTTTGGAAAGACTTATGAATACTATCCATTGATTTCAAAAATGCAGTATAGAAAATTTTCATTTTCGAGGGTACTGGATAACTACTTCGACGACTCGGTCGAAAATCTTTTGTCTTTTATGGTAAAGGAAAAGAAATTGTCCTCTGGAGATCTACAGAAGATAGAAGAGCTCATCAAAAAGAATGAAGATCATGAATAA